The following coding sequences are from one Candidatus Hydrogenedentota bacterium window:
- a CDS encoding glycosyltransferase family 9 protein → MINGFPRILIIRFSAIGDVVRVLPALNALRHSFPHGQIDWAVEQKSKDILLDHPALDQIHVFKRPAEVKKAVLAFLQFCKTLRDSRYDIVLDFHGIFKSGIAAGFTRAKDRFAFAPPRGKELGYLFSNHKVRLPSMLLNRVEENMLLCEAANARPGAVEYSIPLSEEVEEAIDAYVQEQFQSAKRIVALHAPVDRPSKQWPIDRYAALADMLLSDGRFEVLLTWGPGQRACVEKLASKCKRNPHIAPETPGLKEYACMIRHCALYVGGDTGPMHIAAAMDVPVVAIFGGTSPQKHQPYNKISHILYAGPKELDRNLTERQAKAYLDAITADQVYDACIDLLKKPR, encoded by the coding sequence GCCTTGCGTCACAGCTTTCCCCATGGCCAAATCGATTGGGCTGTCGAACAGAAGTCCAAAGATATCCTGCTCGACCATCCCGCCCTTGATCAGATACATGTCTTTAAACGCCCTGCCGAAGTCAAAAAAGCTGTCCTTGCATTTTTACAATTTTGTAAAACCCTCCGTGACAGCCGTTATGACATCGTCTTAGATTTTCACGGCATTTTCAAAAGCGGTATCGCAGCCGGATTCACGCGCGCCAAAGACCGTTTTGCTTTTGCGCCGCCACGGGGCAAAGAGCTGGGCTATCTCTTTTCCAACCACAAAGTGCGTCTGCCGTCCATGCTGCTCAATCGTGTGGAAGAGAATATGCTGCTCTGTGAGGCGGCCAATGCACGGCCCGGCGCAGTCGAATACAGCATTCCCCTTTCCGAAGAAGTAGAAGAGGCTATTGACGCCTACGTACAAGAACAATTCCAGAGCGCCAAACGCATCGTTGCGCTCCATGCGCCTGTAGACCGCCCTTCAAAGCAGTGGCCTATTGATCGGTATGCAGCCTTGGCCGATATGCTCTTATCTGACGGACGCTTTGAAGTATTGTTGACGTGGGGCCCCGGTCAGCGTGCTTGTGTGGAGAAGCTCGCATCAAAATGCAAGCGTAATCCCCATATTGCGCCGGAGACTCCCGGTCTGAAAGAGTACGCCTGTATGATCCGCCATTGCGCCCTTTACGTAGGCGGCGATACAGGGCCTATGCATATTGCAGCCGCCATGGATGTGCCGGTAGTCGCCATATTTGGCGGTACTTCCCCGCAAAAGCACCAACCCTACAACAAGATCAGCCATATCTTGTATGCCGGTCCCAAGGAACTGGATCGCAATTTAACAGAACGGCAGGCAAAAGCGTATCTGGATGCCATCACGGCGGATCAAGTCTATGACGCGTGCATCGACCTGTTAAAGAAACCTCGCTGA